In a single window of the uncultured Erythrobacter sp. genome:
- a CDS encoding helix-turn-helix domain-containing protein has product MRIGELAKVTGTKAETIRYYERERLLLPPPRTSSNYRDYGPEDISRLRFIKRSRKLGFSMAQVKELMAMADDPDQPCETVDKIASAQLREVEAKLADLRALRKELTKVVESCKHGTVAECRVIEVLAGSSAANLPNSSERAAE; this is encoded by the coding sequence ATGCGTATCGGCGAGCTGGCGAAAGTCACTGGAACCAAGGCAGAAACAATCCGCTACTACGAGCGTGAGAGGCTGCTGCTGCCGCCGCCAAGGACATCGTCAAATTATCGCGACTACGGGCCAGAAGACATTTCGCGCCTTCGTTTCATAAAGCGTTCGCGCAAACTTGGCTTCTCGATGGCTCAGGTAAAGGAGCTCATGGCGATGGCGGATGATCCCGACCAGCCTTGTGAAACGGTCGACAAGATAGCCAGCGCCCAATTGCGCGAGGTCGAAGCCAAGCTGGCCGATCTCAGAGCACTTCGAAAAGAGCTCACCAAAGTGGTCGAGAGTTGCAAGCACGGCACTGTGGCCGAGTGCAGAGTGATCGAGGTGCTCGCCGGAAGCAGCGCTGCCAACTTGCCGAACTCAAGCGAGCGGGCCGCTGAGTAG
- a CDS encoding cation transporter: MAKSCCQAPENDQSAHNNPRWRLVLWIALVANAAMFVVEILAGIAADSRALQADALDFFGDSANYAISLGVAGLALTWRAKAALLKAATMLAFGLWVIGYAIYGLIVGSSPEPQTMGAIGTLALLVNVAVALLLFRFRTGDANMRSVWICSRNDAIGNVAVLAAALGVFGTGQSWPDLLVAGLMAGLAIWGSAEVFAQARGELKYD, from the coding sequence ATGGCCAAATCTTGCTGCCAAGCGCCAGAAAATGATCAGAGCGCGCACAACAATCCGCGCTGGAGGCTGGTCTTATGGATAGCACTGGTCGCGAATGCCGCCATGTTCGTGGTGGAGATACTCGCGGGCATCGCAGCCGACTCGCGCGCGCTGCAGGCCGATGCGCTCGACTTCTTTGGCGATTCGGCAAACTACGCAATCAGCTTGGGGGTCGCCGGCCTCGCTTTGACATGGCGAGCGAAAGCCGCGTTGCTTAAGGCAGCCACTATGCTTGCGTTTGGCCTGTGGGTTATCGGTTATGCGATTTACGGCCTCATCGTAGGTTCAAGCCCCGAGCCCCAAACCATGGGGGCTATCGGAACTCTTGCGCTTCTGGTGAACGTGGCCGTCGCATTGCTGCTGTTCCGGTTCCGCACTGGTGACGCCAATATGCGCTCGGTCTGGATTTGCTCACGCAATGACGCAATCGGCAACGTGGCAGTTCTGGCTGCAGCGCTGGGAGTATTCGGCACCGGACAATCATGGCCTGATCTGCTGGTCGCCGGACTGATGGCCGGTCTGGCTATCTGGGGCAGCGCTGAAGTGTTCGCGCAGGCACGTGGAGAGCTGAAATATGATTGA
- a CDS encoding DUF3703 domain-containing protein yields the protein MIDRTPSRIAAFLAREYQAAQAAEDLGQIDRSWYHLERAHIVAQARLKPHCYSHWRMLALAFRQHDWTELRGQVLRLLLAPLGNASERLPIGNTGRSNVSAFAAMEIPADLSELIASTSPGTGGSSR from the coding sequence ATGATTGACCGCACACCTTCGCGCATCGCGGCATTTCTGGCTCGCGAATATCAAGCGGCGCAAGCGGCTGAAGATTTAGGGCAGATTGATCGGTCCTGGTATCACCTTGAGCGGGCTCATATCGTAGCGCAGGCCCGGCTGAAGCCGCATTGCTACTCGCATTGGCGCATGCTGGCACTTGCCTTCCGGCAGCACGACTGGACGGAACTGCGCGGACAAGTTCTCCGACTGCTGCTCGCGCCACTGGGCAATGCCTCGGAACGCTTGCCGATCGGCAATACTGGTCGCTCCAATGTCAGCGCCTTTGCAGCGATGGAAATTCCCGCCGATCTATCAGAATTAATTGCAAGCACGTCGCCCGGCACAGGAGGTAGCTCACGATGA
- a CDS encoding methyltransferase domain-containing protein, which yields MNVLSSAETRKLYNRIAGVYDLCLKAFNAVGTNRWRSQLVANLQIEPGDHVVDLCAGTGANLPYLAEKLGAEGKLILLDLSEGMLTKAKERAERLGLTNVEIVQMDVNEFQFPPKVDAIISTFGLEMVPAYPAIIERAVASLRPDGRIGLLGLKHPENWPLWVLRIGILVTKPFGVSRDYEDFKPWVAARNAANQVWFEEHLAGAAYSFVGQRKAALSEKQ from the coding sequence ATGAATGTCCTGAGCAGTGCGGAGACGAGGAAACTCTATAACCGGATCGCGGGGGTCTATGATCTCTGCCTCAAGGCCTTCAATGCGGTGGGGACCAATCGATGGCGTTCGCAGCTTGTGGCAAATTTGCAGATCGAGCCAGGCGACCATGTCGTAGATCTGTGCGCGGGAACAGGTGCGAACCTTCCCTATCTCGCAGAAAAACTTGGAGCCGAGGGTAAGCTCATTCTCCTCGATCTTTCGGAAGGGATGCTGACCAAGGCGAAAGAGCGCGCGGAGAGGCTTGGCCTGACGAACGTCGAAATCGTCCAGATGGATGTGAACGAGTTTCAATTTCCGCCAAAAGTCGATGCCATTATCAGCACGTTTGGGCTCGAAATGGTGCCCGCTTACCCGGCGATCATCGAGCGGGCCGTCGCTTCACTACGACCCGACGGGCGGATCGGTCTGCTGGGACTGAAACACCCGGAAAACTGGCCGCTATGGGTGCTACGCATAGGCATCCTTGTGACAAAACCCTTTGGCGTTTCCCGAGACTACGAGGACTTTAAACCGTGGGTAGCTGCCCGAAACGCGGCCAACCAAGTCTGGTTTGAAGAACACCTTGCAGGAGCTGCCTACTCCTTTGTCGGGCAACGCAAAGCGGCATTGTCCGAGAAACAATAA
- a CDS encoding TolC family protein, with product MKSIICVSLFAGVAGLWPATLAAQQLTLDEAVDRAVAAAPEMVAREARVEAARAEIRQADVRPNPTVSVEAENFVGSGGFSVLEQPEVTVTYEQRIERGGKREARLGYASRGLDLAQAEARLARLELAQQVQRAFIDIQIADQMVWIAERRLETEREMQTEALRRVRGYRDPLFVETQAATRVTSAELALEEAQARSAAARNLLASFWGGEGESLEVSDGIERLASSQGELAQADANVREAAVARASAEVVLEQSRATQDYTIGGGIRFLRETNDVALVAGISIPLGRFDRNEGNIDRARAERRRLEAEAEADRLARLRRLAALRAEASAAARRADGLMHEVYPQAVRTLEQVREGYNRGGFRFSDVQDAADTIIQVQQQWADAMTMFRDAQSEIDRLTGRFDVAAENLP from the coding sequence ATGAAATCGATAATTTGCGTGTCCCTGTTTGCCGGGGTCGCGGGGCTGTGGCCCGCAACGCTTGCGGCTCAGCAGCTGACACTTGACGAAGCGGTCGACCGGGCTGTCGCCGCAGCGCCTGAAATGGTCGCAAGAGAGGCGAGAGTCGAGGCCGCGCGTGCCGAAATCCGCCAGGCCGACGTGCGCCCCAACCCCACTGTGTCGGTCGAGGCCGAGAATTTCGTCGGCAGCGGTGGGTTTAGCGTGCTGGAACAACCTGAAGTCACAGTGACCTATGAACAGCGCATCGAGCGTGGCGGCAAGCGCGAAGCCAGGCTGGGATACGCGTCGCGCGGCCTCGACCTTGCTCAGGCAGAGGCGCGCCTGGCCCGGCTGGAGTTGGCGCAGCAAGTGCAGCGCGCCTTCATCGACATTCAAATTGCTGACCAAATGGTCTGGATAGCCGAGCGTCGGCTCGAGACAGAACGCGAAATGCAAACGGAAGCCCTGCGCCGCGTTCGCGGTTACCGAGACCCTCTGTTTGTCGAAACCCAGGCTGCAACGCGTGTCACTTCGGCTGAACTCGCGCTTGAAGAAGCTCAGGCCCGATCAGCCGCCGCCCGCAATCTGCTCGCCTCTTTCTGGGGCGGAGAGGGCGAGTCGCTTGAGGTGTCAGATGGCATAGAAAGACTGGCCAGCTCGCAGGGCGAACTGGCGCAGGCCGATGCGAATGTTCGCGAGGCAGCCGTGGCGCGAGCCAGCGCGGAAGTGGTCCTTGAGCAATCACGCGCTACTCAGGATTACACGATTGGCGGCGGCATCCGTTTTCTTCGGGAAACCAACGATGTCGCCCTCGTCGCAGGCATTTCCATCCCGCTGGGCCGTTTTGATCGCAACGAAGGCAATATCGATCGTGCCCGCGCTGAACGCCGGCGGTTGGAGGCCGAGGCGGAAGCCGACCGCCTCGCGCGATTGCGCCGACTGGCAGCTTTGCGAGCCGAAGCCAGCGCTGCTGCGAGACGGGCAGATGGGCTGATGCATGAAGTCTATCCGCAAGCTGTCCGGACCCTTGAACAGGTCCGCGAGGGCTACAATCGCGGAGGCTTCCGCTTTTCCGATGTCCAGGACGCCGCTGACACGATCATCCAAGTCCAGCAACAATGGGCCGATGCGATGACGATGTTCCGCGACGCCCAATCCGAAATCGATCGACTGACCGGCCGCTTTGACGTGGCTGCGGAGAATCTCCCATGA
- a CDS encoding efflux RND transporter periplasmic adaptor subunit, producing MIKKIFARCVPFALILLPLAGCSPAPDGTEAEHSEGAEAPEGPHGGRLLTDGDLGLEITIFETGQEPQFRVYPYWQGEELDPAKVNLQITLSRLGGKVDRFTFTAQDDFLAAAGVVEEPHSFDVEVVASVDGKRSRWTYENHEGRTTISPEAAEQGGIAIATAGPATIGDTRELFGTVELNPSARSEIRGQFPGRVVSVTKQVGDTVRSGELLARMESSESLQIYPVYSTVSGVVAERGGNPGDMTHDAPLYVITNPSATTVVFNIFPRDLGIIRPGMRVEVQSQDGRAVGATTLGQYLAEGNPQAGTALVRAAIPNRGGWIRPGMTMRGRVIINAETVPLAVRTEAIQPFRDFQVVYARYGDEYEVRMLQLGRRGAEYTEVLSGIEPGTPYVTEGSFLVRADVEKSGASHDH from the coding sequence ATGATCAAGAAAATTTTTGCACGCTGCGTTCCATTCGCGCTTATTCTTCTCCCGCTGGCTGGCTGCAGTCCAGCGCCCGATGGCACCGAGGCAGAACACAGCGAAGGCGCCGAAGCACCTGAAGGTCCGCACGGCGGCAGGCTGCTAACCGATGGCGATCTTGGGCTTGAAATCACCATATTCGAAACCGGGCAAGAGCCGCAGTTTCGCGTCTATCCCTATTGGCAGGGTGAGGAGCTCGATCCCGCCAAGGTCAACCTTCAGATCACGCTGTCGCGCCTCGGCGGCAAAGTCGATCGCTTCACCTTTACTGCGCAGGATGATTTTCTGGCTGCTGCAGGTGTCGTCGAAGAACCGCACAGCTTCGATGTCGAAGTTGTCGCATCAGTTGATGGCAAGCGCAGCCGCTGGACGTATGAAAACCATGAAGGCCGCACGACAATTTCACCAGAAGCCGCCGAGCAGGGCGGGATCGCAATCGCCACTGCCGGGCCAGCAACGATTGGCGATACGCGCGAGCTCTTCGGAACGGTCGAGCTCAACCCGTCAGCACGGTCCGAAATCCGCGGCCAATTTCCCGGACGCGTGGTCTCGGTAACCAAGCAAGTGGGTGACACGGTGCGCAGCGGCGAATTGCTCGCCCGGATGGAGTCGTCGGAGAGCCTTCAGATTTATCCGGTCTATTCAACCGTAAGCGGGGTCGTGGCCGAACGCGGCGGTAACCCCGGCGACATGACGCATGACGCTCCGCTTTATGTGATTACCAATCCCTCAGCGACAACGGTCGTCTTCAATATCTTCCCGCGCGATCTTGGGATCATCCGGCCAGGCATGCGGGTCGAGGTCCAGTCGCAGGACGGGCGGGCAGTCGGTGCAACCACGCTTGGCCAATATCTGGCCGAGGGCAATCCTCAGGCCGGAACGGCTCTGGTGCGCGCGGCCATCCCCAATCGCGGGGGGTGGATCAGGCCCGGCATGACCATGCGCGGCCGTGTCATCATCAATGCGGAAACTGTGCCGCTGGCGGTTCGCACCGAAGCAATCCAGCCCTTCAGAGACTTCCAGGTGGTCTACGCCAGATATGGCGATGAATATGAAGTGCGGATGCTCCAGCTTGGGCGTCGGGGTGCCGAGTACACCGAAGTCCTCTCGGGCATTGAACCCGGGACGCCTTATGTCACCGAAGGCTCCTTCCTTGTGCGTGCAGACGTCGAAAAGTCCGGCGCAAGCCATGACCATTAA
- a CDS encoding CusA/CzcA family heavy metal efflux RND transporter, whose product MLENIVGFSIRQRWFVLAIVMLLCALGVWSALRLPVDAVPDITNVQVQINTEAEGYSPLESEQRITFPVETAIAGIPNLEYTRSISRYGLSQVTVVFEDGTDIYFARQLVNERIQQVKNQLPDGIEPQMGPIATGLGEIFMYAIEPEPGARKPDGSEWTPTDLRTLSDWVVRPQLRTIPGVAEVNTVGGYERQYHVTPDPMQLAALGLSLSDVVEALERNNANRGAGYVERGGEQILIRVPGQAANEADLGSIIVATRGGIPIRVTDVAEISIGAELRSGAATENGREIVLGTVMMLTGENPRVVAQASADRLEQITATLPQGIIAHPLYDRTELVDRTIVTVEKNLAEGALLVIVVLFLLLGNFRAALITAAVIPVAMLMTLTGMLATRTSANLMSLGALDFGLIVDGAVIIVENCLRRLGEQQKRLGRLLDRDERFGLVASASAEVIRPSIFGVIIITVVYLPIFALEGIEGKTFHPMAITVVLALTAAMILSLTLVPAAVAMFVTGKVEEKENRLMRWISNGYAPLLGKVLSRPKPVLAGAVLLVVIAGFGATRLGSEFIPELDEGDIAMHALRIPGTSLSQSIQMQEALEERIRQFPEVERVFAKIGTPDVATDPMPPSVADNFIMLKPRAEWPDPRKPREQLVDELNEAVALIPGNNYEFTQPVQMRMNELIAGVRADVAVKLFGDDLDQLIASGQDLEEIVGSIPGAADVKLEQVTGLPVLSIVPRRDMLASYGVNMVTVQDIVATATGGQQAGQIFDGDRRFPVVVRLPEDLRTDLDRLSNLPVPLANGASVPLGELADITLAAGPNQISRENGKRRAVITANVRDRDLGSFIEDLQARVDSKVELPSGYYVEYGGTFEQLQSATTRLSIVVPLVLLLIFGLLYTLFRSWRDAGIVFTGVPLALTGGVAALALRDIPFSISAGVGFIALSGVAVLNGVVMLSFISDLRQRGEALLEAIRHGALTRLRPVLMTALVASLGFVPMALNVGAGSEVQRPLATVVIGGVLTSTMLTLLVLPALYLLVHRRENSGSKETQ is encoded by the coding sequence ATGCTTGAAAATATCGTCGGATTCTCGATCCGCCAGCGCTGGTTTGTCCTCGCTATCGTAATGCTGCTTTGCGCGCTCGGCGTGTGGAGCGCGTTGCGCCTGCCCGTTGACGCCGTACCGGACATCACCAATGTCCAAGTGCAGATCAACACCGAAGCGGAGGGCTATTCGCCGCTTGAATCCGAGCAGCGCATCACATTTCCCGTCGAGACCGCCATCGCGGGTATTCCGAACCTCGAATACACCCGCTCGATCTCACGCTATGGCCTGAGTCAGGTGACGGTTGTGTTTGAAGACGGGACCGACATCTATTTCGCGAGGCAACTCGTCAACGAACGCATCCAGCAGGTCAAAAACCAGCTCCCCGATGGCATTGAGCCGCAGATGGGGCCAATTGCCACCGGTCTGGGTGAAATTTTCATGTACGCAATCGAGCCGGAGCCTGGTGCGCGTAAACCCGATGGCAGCGAGTGGACGCCGACCGATTTGCGGACATTGTCCGATTGGGTCGTGCGGCCGCAGCTCCGGACCATTCCCGGTGTCGCTGAGGTCAATACGGTCGGCGGCTACGAAAGGCAGTATCACGTTACGCCGGACCCAATGCAACTTGCCGCACTGGGCCTTTCACTATCGGACGTGGTCGAAGCGCTCGAACGCAACAACGCCAACAGAGGCGCTGGCTATGTCGAGCGCGGCGGCGAACAGATCCTGATCCGTGTGCCTGGTCAAGCCGCGAACGAAGCCGATCTCGGCAGCATTATCGTGGCAACGCGCGGAGGCATTCCGATCCGCGTGACGGATGTGGCGGAGATTTCCATCGGCGCTGAACTGAGGTCAGGTGCAGCAACCGAAAACGGCCGCGAAATCGTGCTCGGTACGGTGATGATGCTGACCGGCGAGAACCCCAGAGTTGTTGCGCAGGCCTCTGCGGATCGGCTTGAGCAAATTACCGCCACGCTTCCCCAAGGTATTATCGCGCATCCGCTCTATGACCGCACCGAGCTGGTCGATCGTACGATCGTCACGGTCGAAAAGAATCTTGCCGAGGGCGCGTTGCTCGTCATCGTCGTGCTGTTCCTGTTGCTCGGCAATTTCCGTGCGGCCCTGATCACCGCTGCCGTTATCCCCGTGGCGATGCTGATGACTCTGACAGGCATGTTGGCTACACGAACTTCTGCCAATTTGATGAGCCTGGGCGCGCTCGATTTTGGATTGATCGTCGATGGCGCAGTGATCATCGTTGAAAACTGTCTGCGACGACTTGGCGAACAGCAAAAACGTCTCGGGCGGCTGCTCGATCGCGATGAACGCTTCGGTCTCGTGGCCTCGGCCAGTGCTGAAGTCATCAGGCCGAGTATTTTCGGCGTCATCATTATCACCGTGGTCTATCTGCCGATCTTTGCGCTCGAAGGGATTGAAGGCAAAACCTTCCATCCCATGGCGATTACCGTCGTGCTGGCGCTGACAGCCGCGATGATCCTGTCGCTGACCCTCGTTCCGGCTGCTGTGGCGATGTTCGTGACCGGCAAGGTGGAAGAAAAAGAGAACCGGCTTATGCGCTGGATCTCGAATGGCTATGCGCCGCTGCTTGGTAAGGTGCTCTCTCGGCCCAAGCCCGTTCTGGCAGGTGCGGTTCTGCTTGTCGTAATCGCGGGCTTTGGCGCAACGCGCTTAGGGTCCGAGTTTATTCCCGAGCTCGACGAAGGTGACATCGCCATGCATGCTTTGCGCATACCTGGCACCAGTCTGTCGCAATCAATTCAGATGCAGGAAGCGCTGGAAGAGCGCATCCGGCAATTCCCCGAGGTGGAACGGGTCTTCGCCAAAATCGGCACACCCGATGTGGCGACTGATCCCATGCCGCCATCGGTGGCTGATAATTTCATCATGCTCAAACCGCGCGCAGAATGGCCCGACCCGCGAAAACCGCGTGAGCAGCTCGTGGATGAACTCAACGAGGCGGTCGCCCTGATTCCGGGCAACAATTATGAGTTTACACAGCCCGTCCAGATGCGGATGAATGAATTGATCGCGGGCGTTCGCGCTGATGTCGCTGTCAAATTGTTCGGCGACGATCTCGATCAGCTTATTGCCAGCGGGCAGGACCTCGAGGAAATCGTTGGAAGCATTCCTGGTGCCGCCGATGTGAAACTTGAGCAAGTTACCGGACTGCCGGTGCTGTCGATCGTTCCCCGCCGTGATATGCTCGCCAGCTACGGCGTGAACATGGTTACCGTGCAGGATATCGTTGCAACCGCCACCGGCGGGCAGCAGGCTGGTCAGATATTCGATGGCGACCGGCGCTTCCCGGTGGTCGTGCGCCTGCCCGAAGACCTGCGCACCGATCTTGACCGGCTGAGCAATCTGCCCGTGCCACTGGCGAACGGCGCATCCGTACCTTTGGGAGAACTTGCGGATATTACGCTGGCTGCCGGACCGAACCAGATCAGCCGGGAAAACGGGAAGCGGCGCGCGGTGATCACTGCGAATGTCCGCGACCGCGATCTCGGGAGCTTCATTGAGGATTTGCAAGCCCGTGTTGACAGCAAAGTTGAGCTGCCAAGCGGATATTACGTCGAATATGGCGGAACATTTGAACAGCTACAATCTGCCACAACCAGATTATCCATCGTGGTTCCGCTGGTGCTGCTGCTGATATTCGGCCTGCTATACACACTGTTCAGGTCATGGCGTGATGCGGGTATCGTTTTCACAGGCGTTCCGTTGGCGTTGACCGGAGGCGTTGCTGCGCTTGCGCTGAGGGATATACCGTTTTCCATCTCGGCGGGTGTCGGCTTCATCGCCCTGTCCGGCGTGGCGGTTCTCAACGGCGTGGTGATGCTGTCCTTCATCAGCGACCTTCGCCAGCGCGGCGAAGCATTGCTCGAAGCGATCCGCCACGGAGCCCTGACGCGCCTGCGCCCAGTGCTGATGACCGCGCTCGTCGCTTCGCTCGGCTTCGTTCCCATGGCCCTGAACGTGGGCGCCGGATCGGAAGTCCAGCGCCCGCTAGCTACGGTGGTGATCGGGGGTGTTCTGACTTCGACCATGCTGACGCTGCTGGTGCTTCCCGCACTCTATCTTCTGGTGCATCGGCGTGAAAACAGCGGTTCAAAGGAGACGCAATGA
- a CDS encoding tyrosine-type recombinase/integrase: MQREPHWQRLRAGCFLGFRASKRGGKGTWIARVYDEDTNKYQVKSLGDFGTLPGNEMFAAAKKEAEKLAELVESGGEIRAKIETVADACREYAKSRPEAEQRFRRYVYEDSIAKVKLDKLRRRHVKEWRERLAAQPALVSRRKKGNPIERERAPSTVNRDMAVLRAALSKVLSPGAPNSEAAWQEALKAIPNANGRRTLYLDRTQRKKLIQNTDAEAAPFVRALCLLPLRPGAMAALTAGDFDKRTAELTIGKDKTGKPRRIQLPQEAAQLLAKQAKNKLPGAPLFMRAIGKAWDKDSWKRPIATAVTAAELPADTTAYTLRHSTITDLVSAGLPLLTIAQISGTSAEMIERHYGHLASDAAVKALGELAL, encoded by the coding sequence GTGCAACGCGAACCTCATTGGCAAAGGCTGCGCGCCGGATGCTTCCTTGGCTTCCGTGCTTCCAAGCGCGGCGGCAAGGGAACTTGGATCGCTCGCGTCTATGACGAGGACACGAACAAGTATCAGGTCAAGTCGCTTGGCGATTTCGGGACGCTCCCCGGTAACGAGATGTTCGCGGCGGCAAAGAAGGAAGCCGAGAAGCTTGCCGAGCTTGTGGAATCGGGCGGCGAAATCCGCGCCAAGATTGAGACGGTAGCCGATGCCTGCCGTGAGTATGCCAAGAGCCGCCCAGAGGCGGAGCAGCGCTTCAGGCGCTACGTCTATGAGGATTCAATTGCCAAGGTGAAGCTGGACAAGCTCCGCCGTCGTCACGTGAAGGAATGGCGGGAGCGGCTGGCGGCGCAACCGGCACTGGTGAGCCGACGCAAGAAGGGCAATCCAATTGAGCGCGAGCGGGCACCCTCGACCGTCAATCGTGACATGGCAGTCCTGCGAGCAGCCTTGAGCAAGGTCCTGTCTCCCGGCGCACCGAATAGCGAAGCGGCTTGGCAGGAAGCCCTAAAGGCTATCCCCAACGCCAATGGACGCCGTACGCTCTATCTGGACCGCACACAGCGCAAGAAGCTAATCCAAAACACCGATGCAGAGGCAGCACCCTTTGTCCGCGCTCTATGCCTTCTACCGCTCCGCCCCGGCGCTATGGCGGCGCTTACGGCTGGCGACTTCGACAAGCGCACGGCGGAGCTGACAATCGGCAAGGACAAGACGGGAAAGCCGCGCCGGATCCAGTTGCCACAAGAGGCAGCACAATTGCTCGCCAAGCAGGCCAAGAACAAGTTGCCAGGCGCACCGCTCTTCATGCGCGCCATCGGCAAGGCATGGGACAAAGACAGTTGGAAACGGCCCATTGCAACCGCCGTGACCGCTGCCGAGTTGCCAGCCGATACCACCGCCTACACTTTACGGCACAGCACCATCACTGACCTTGTGAGCGCAGGCCTTCCGCTTCTGACGATCGCGCAGATTTCCGGTACGAGCGCCGAAATGATTGAGCGACACTACGGCCACCTTGCCAGCGATGCAGCGGTGAAAGCACTTGGGGAGTTGGCGCTGTGA
- a CDS encoding response regulator transcription factor, with the protein MRIAIADDDPELLEQLGNAIDGTNHHCERFRSGTELGTFLKRETCDVVLVDWNMPGRTGLELVKWATTSLQKPPAFIMLTSRSDKSDVVLGLEAGAIDYVVKPESEEVILARIEAAARRMKDTTSDRFAKFGEYEIDRVTRQISREGEALNLTNKEAELAILFFENLNRPLSRAYIFGEVWGSVPQVESRTLDLHVSRIRSKLELRPKHGFAIQTVFGFGYRMDKIVENSEAV; encoded by the coding sequence ATGAGAATTGCGATTGCCGATGACGATCCCGAACTGCTCGAGCAGTTGGGAAACGCGATTGACGGGACCAATCACCATTGCGAACGTTTCCGTTCGGGGACCGAGCTTGGGACGTTCCTCAAGCGCGAAACCTGCGATGTTGTGCTGGTCGACTGGAACATGCCGGGGCGTACCGGGCTGGAACTGGTGAAATGGGCTACCACTAGCCTGCAGAAGCCGCCTGCCTTCATCATGCTCACCAGCCGCTCTGACAAGTCCGATGTGGTGCTGGGGCTCGAAGCAGGGGCTATCGACTATGTGGTGAAGCCGGAAAGCGAGGAAGTCATTCTCGCCCGGATCGAAGCAGCTGCGCGGCGGATGAAAGACACGACCTCCGATCGATTTGCCAAGTTCGGCGAATATGAGATCGACCGGGTCACCCGCCAGATCTCGCGCGAAGGTGAGGCCCTCAACCTCACCAACAAGGAAGCCGAACTGGCGATCCTGTTCTTCGAAAATCTCAACCGGCCGCTTTCACGAGCCTATATCTTTGGCGAGGTCTGGGGCAGCGTGCCGCAGGTTGAAAGCCGGACGCTCGATCTGCATGTCTCGCGCATCCGCTCGAAACTCGAATTGCGGCCCAAGCATGGCTTTGCCATTCAAACCGTGTTCGGTTTCGGCTATCGCATGGACAAGATTGTAGAAAACAGCGAGGCTGTTTGA